Below is a window of Streptomyces sp. NBC_01429 DNA.
ACAGGCCGTAGGCCCCGACTCCAGGTACGGCGACCAGATCACCGGGACTCAGCGAGGGCAGCCGCGCGGACCGCGCCCACGTGTCCAGCGGGGTGCACAGCGGGCCGGCGACAAGCGCGTCCAGGGCGGTACCGACAGCCGGGCCGGCCACGAGGTGCGGGTTGAGCGGCGGCAGCCGACGCAACCCGGACATGCCTCCGAGGTGGTTGATGCCGGATTCGAGGACGACGACGTCCTTACCGTGTGAGCGCTTCACATCGAGGACCGTGGTCACCAGAACGCCCGCCGTGCCGACCAGATAGCGGCCGGATTCGAACGCGATTTCCGGCTGCCCCTCCCTCCACCCGGCCGCCTGGGCGTCCAGCAGCGCGGTCAGCCGGGGGCGCAGCGTGGTGAGGTCCACAGCCTCCCCGGTGGTCCCGAAGGGAGCGCCGAACCCCCCGCCGAGGTCGAGGAAGCGCAGCTGTACCCCCTGGGTGGAGAGCGCGTCGGCAAGAGCGCGGGCAGTGGCCAGTGACCGCGCGAACTGTCCCAGGAGAGCGTCGACTTCGGTGAGGTTCGTCCCCATGTACAGGTGCAGGCCGGTTACCTCGGCATGCGGGCGGTTCGCGAATCCGGCGGGTTCAGCGAGCACCCACGTGGCATCGGCGCCGAACTGCGAGGCGACCCCGGTCATCGTGAGCCCCTGGCCCGGCACCGGCTGGTCGTCGTTGACCCGCAGGAGACAGCGGGCGCGCACGTCCTGGGCGGCCGCGAGCCGGTCCAGTTGTTCGATGGCGTGGGGAGAGTCGACGGAGAACAGCCGGACCCCCGTCTTGAGGGCGGCGGTGACATCCTCGTCGCGTTTGCCCGGTCCGGTGTAGAGCACATCCGCGGCAGGCCATCCGGCGGCGAGCGCCGCGTCCAGCTCCCCGGTTGAGCACACCTCCGGGAGGGCTCCCCGTTCCCGCAGCAGGGTGAGCAGCGCGGGATGCGGATTCGCCTTGAGGGAGTAATACAGGGCGGTGCCTTCGGGCAGGGCATCCCGGAGTGCTGTGTGGTTGCGGCGTACGACGGCCACGTCGTACACGTAAGCGGGCGTCGGTACGGCGGCAAGCACCGTGGGCGGCACCAGGTCGACCGACGCGGTGGGGGCGTTCCCGGTCTCAGTCGGCGCGGACACCGGCGGCCCCCTTCGCGATCGCGGCCAACGCCTTGCGATCGACTTTCCCGTTACCGGTGAGCGGTAGTTCGTCCAGCACCACACAACGTGACGGGATCTTGAACTCCTCGATCTGCTCACGCATCCCGCGCAGTACCTCGGCCGGCGACCGGGTGCCCATGGTGAAGAGCAGCGCGGCAGCCCCGCTGCCGGGTGGCAGGCAGGCCGCTTCGGCCACTCCGGTGACCCGCCGGGCGGCGGCCTCCACCTCGGTGGCGCTGACCCGGAAACCGTTCTCCTTGTACAGGTCGTCGCGCCGGCCCTCGAAGTACAGGAAGTCCGCTTCGTCCAGCCACCCGTAGTCGCCGGTGCGCAGTTCGGGGAAGAGCCCGTCCGCCCTCGGAAAGCGCTGTGCGGTCAACTCTGGCCGGCGCCAGTAGCCGGACATGACATGCGGTCCGCGTACGACGATCTCTCCCATCTCCCCGGGCGGACGGCGCCGGCCCTCCTCGTCGACGATCAGCACCTCGGTGCCGGGCAGTGCGCGGCCACAGGAGCCGGGTCTGTCCAGATCCCCGTCGGGCGGCATGACGGTGGCCCGCTTGCACTCGGTCAGGCCGAACATGAGCTGAACCACCAGTCCGGGGAGTTCGGTGCGCAGGGTGCGCAAGGTGGGGGCGGGCATGGCGGCCCCCGTGTTCGTCAGCAGCCGCAGTGCCGGACGGTCGCCGCCGGACCTGCTGAGCAGCCGGGCCAGAGCGTCACCGATGGCTGGGACGGCAGGCAGCACAGTGGCCCCGGCGCGGACCAGGTTGGCCAGCAGCCGAGGACCGACCTCCGCGGGCCTTCCCAGCCAGACATGCGCGCCCGAGTGCGCGGCGAGGAAGAGCTGGTAGAGCCCGTAGTCGAAGGAGAGCGGCAGCGGGCAGTAGACGATGTCGTCGGACCGGTAGCCCAGCATTCGCTGAATGGCGTCCACAGCGAAGACCACCTGCTGATGGGTGCTGACCACGGCCTTGGGCAGGGCGGTGGTGCCTGATGTGTAGATGAGGCAGACCGGGTCCACGGCGAGTGGCCCCGGGAAACGTGTCACGGCCTCCGGGCCGGGTGCACCGTAGGCAGCGAAGGCCAGCGCTCTGACGGCGTCAATGGAGACAGCGCGTACGCCCTGGCCACGGAAGGCTGCGGCAGCCTCGGCGTCGTCGGTGACCAGCAGAGCCGGTTCGCAGTCGTCCAGCACGTGTTGAAGCTGTATGTCACGCGTCTTCTCGTGCAGAAGCGAGAACGCGACTCCGGCGCGGGACGCGGCGTACACGAGCGCGGCGAGCGTGGTCGATCCGGGGGCATGGACCAGCAGCCGGTCCCCGCGGCGCAGTCCACAGGAGTACAGCCAGCCGGTGAGACGCCGCGTGGCTTCGGCGAGTTCGTGGTAGCCAACAGTGTGCGCACCGGAGGTCACCGCGGGCCGGTCGGGCCAGCGGTCGGCCGCTCTGTCGAGCAGGTCGTGGAGCAGCGCCACGCGTGGGGACATCAGAACCCTCCGATTCGGGTGAGTCGCGGAGACGCTCCGGGCGGGAGAGCGCGCTGGACGATGCGGCAGATACCGTCGAGGTGATGCAGGTTCTCCGGCACCAGGTCGGACGGGGCGAATTCGACGGCCAGGCCCCGCTCGAGCCGCTCGACGATCTCGACGACGCGGAACGAACTGAATCCGGGCACCTCGGCGAGCACGCGGCCGCCGAGCAACGCCCCCGGATCGACACGCAGCACCATCGCGACTGTGACGGCCACGTGCTCACGCAGCAGGTCGGGCACGATCGTCCCGGCCACCGGGCCGGCGGCGCCGGAGGACGGGGCGTTCACCATAGTGCCGAGTGCTCCGAACAGCTTTCGGTCACAGTGGAGTTGGTCGGCCAGAAGTCCGTACAGGCGCGGATTCACCGGCCGAGCACGTTCGACCCGGCGGGAGCTGAGATACGTGGCCTCCGCGAGGGACTCCCAGGCCCGGACGTGTGCGCGAGCAGCTGCCCCCTCGGCGGAATCCGGTCCAAGGAGTCCACGGATCTGAAGGAAACGTACGTGCAGGGCACGGGACCGCGCCAGCAGCCAGGTCTCCAGGGTGAGCGCGTGCAGGGCGGCGGCCCGATCAGGATGCTCCGCGTACGCGGCGACGTATCCGGCCATCTCTCCCTCGTCCGCCAGATCGTGGACGGGCTCGTCGGCCCGCACGTACTCACCGGGCCCGAAGGTGACCGCCAGCGCCGGTCCGGGCACGGCCGCGGCCATGGCGGCGTGGTCCAGGACACGTTGCACGGGGCGGGCGCTGCCCCATCGGGTCTCGTTGTGATAGCCGTCGACGACTGTCACACCGGCACCGGCGGGGCCCGGTTCCAGCAGGAAGCTGTGTTCCATGTGCTGCTGCCCGAAGTACGGAACCCAGGGCAGGTGGAAGGCGTCAGCCACCACATAACGGCCCGGCGTCGGAAGCAGTTCGCCGCCGTCCGCCGTCCGCCGGTCCAGTACCGCGAGCCCCAGCCGTGGGGCTGTCTCGGCGAGCTGCTGACGCGTGGAGCGGGCGACCGTCGGAAGCCCGTGTGGGCCCTCGGCCGGCCGGAAACCCAGCACCGCACCGAGGTTCAGATGGGTACCGGGACCGTGCTGCCGGTCGGCCAGCAGCGCCAGGTTGACCTGCAAGCAGTCGAACAGCCGGCAGTCGACCGTGCCGCCCGCGACAGAAGCGTCACCAGACACGGCCGGCTCCCGAGTCGACGAGCGGCCGCACGCGGTCCAGGCTGCCGATGGCCGCCCCCAGCGCGACCGGATCAGCGCCCTTGTCGTCCAGCTCCCCGTCCAGCAACTGCTGATACGCGGCCAGGTCCAGATATCCGTGTCCGCTGACGCAGACGACGACACCTCGCTGGGCACGGAGCTCCCCGGTGGTCGTCTCCGTCCCCGAGCCGGCCAGACGGGCGGCCACCGCCAGGGCGTGCCCCGACTCGGGTGCCGGGAGCACCATCTCGCTCCGGGTAAAGAGGCGGCCCGCCTCCAGCGCCTCGGTCTGCCCGACCGCGGTCGCGGTGATCTCGTCGCGGTGCCGCATCGCGGAGAGCAGTTTCGCCGCGCCGTGGAAGCGCAGTCCGGCGGCGTGCGCATCGGGGATCGGGTAGGAACTGCCGATCGTGTACATCGCCTCCAGCGGACCACTGCCCGTGGCGTCCGTGCGGTCGTACGCGTACGTGCCCCGGGTGAGCTTCGGCGTACTCGTCGATTCGGCGGCCACCAGCACCGGCGGCCGCTCACCCGAGGCGGCCGCGGACGCGTAGAACGGCAGCGCGATACCGCCGAAATTGGATCCGGCGCCCACACAGCCGACAACCGCGTCGATCCGCGCGTCGAGCTCTCTCAGCTGATCCTGTGCCTCCAGGCCGATCACCGACTGGTGCAGGATGCTGTACGTTTCCCCGCTGCCGATGCAGAACGCGGCGCCTTCGGTCCGCCCGGCGTACTCCACCGCCTCACCGATCGCGAGGGACAGACTGTTGACGGCCCCGCCGCCTTGGTGCCGCGCCACCTCGGTGAGCGCACTGGGGCTGGCGTGCACGGTCGCGCCCAGGGTCCGCATCAGAGTGCCGCGGTAGGGCTTGCGGCGCAGGCTGCCGCCCACCATGAACACCGTGCACTTCATGCCGAACATCGCGCAGGCGGCGGCGAGCGCGGTCCCCCACTGCCCGGCACCCGTTCCTGTGACCAGTTCCCGCACACCGGCCTTCGCGTAGTAGTACGCCTGCGCCAGTGCGGTGTTGAGCTTGTGGCTGCCGGAGATGTTCCCGCCCTCGTACTTCACGTACACGGGCACCCGGGCGCCGACCTCCCGCTCGAATCCGCGCGCCCGCCACAGCGGAGTCGGCCGGAAAGCCCGGTAGGCGTCCAGCACCTCTGCCGGAACGCTCCAGAACTCCTTCTTCCGCACACTCTGGCGCACCAGTTCCAGAGGCACGTTGACCTGTACGCCCTTACCACCGACCGTCCGGGGCGTACGGTCCTCGGGAAGCCGCTCGGGCAGATGCGGCAGGACGCTGCGCCAGTGGTCGGGCGGTCCGGGCCGGCTCATCGGGACGCCTCTGCCCCGAGCAGCACGACCTCGATCAGATCGTGGACGGTGTGGAAGGCCCGGCCGACGAAAAGGTCGTCGGGCAGGACGACATCGAGTTCGTCTTCCAGAATCACCAACATGCCAACGAATCCTAGGGAGTTGACTCTCAGGAGCTCGCCATTGAGTGGTTCGTGGTCGTCGATGTCGGCGGGCCGTAGCGAGAGTCGCGATTCGGAGATGACGACACGCTTGACGGAATCGGCGACCGCGGTGCGGTCAAGTCCGGTAATCACAGTTCCTCCGTGGGAAGTCAGGACGGTTGCGGCGCCGACGGGCCGCGCAGCGCGCCCTCCGCTTCGATGAGCCAGCTGTGGGTGATGAGGGACCCGATGGTCACCGGCCCCCGGACGTGCATACGGCCTGTACTGATCGAGATCTCGGAACCCAGTCCGAGGGTGGGCCCGTCGTGCAGACGCAGAGAGCCGTTGACGACAATCGCCGCGGCATCGGCCCGCCGGGCGAATTCCTCGGTCGTCACGGGATCGCCGGCGACGACACCCTCGGTGTGTCCCGAGCCATATCGTCTGATGTGTTCCAACGCCTCAACCAGGCCGTTGACCGGGCGGACGCCGATGGTGGCGTCGAGGAACTCACGGCCCAGGTCGTGCTCCCGCAGAGGTTCGATCCGCTGACGGCCCGTGCTGGACGCGGGGACACCGATCCTGCGATCGAGCCGCACGGTCACCTGACGGTCGTCGCGTTCGGCGGCCTTCAGCAGGGTGGCGGTGAATTCGTCGACGATCTCCGCGTCGACCAGCATCAGCTCCGCCGTATTACAGGCGGTCGGCTCGGGCAGCTTGCTGTCCAGAGCGATCTCGGCGGCCAGCGGGAGATCGGCGCTGTGGTGGACGTACACATGGTTGACCCCGCCGCCGCTGGCGATCAACGGTATGGAACTCGCGGTACGGCAGTACTCGATCAGCGAGGGGCTGCCCCGCGGAATGAGGACGTCGACCGCGTCGGAGCGGCCGAGCAGGGTGCGCAGTTGCCTCCGGTCAGGGTCGTCGAGCACGGTGACCAGGCCGACGGGCAGTCCGGCGGCGACCAGCGCCTCCCGGACGACGGAGGTGAGTGCCGCGTTGGTACAGGCGATCTCCTTGCCGCCACGCAGCAGCACGCCGTTGCCGACGACCACGGGGAGCAGGGCCCCTTCGACCGTGACCGTGGGCCGCGCTTCGTACACCATCAGGACCAGGCCGAGCGGTTTGGGGACACGGCGCAGCAGGCCGCGGCCCGGTACCCGGATTCCGGGGTCGGGCGCGGTGACCGCCGCAAGCTCTGCGAGAGCGGCGGTCGTGAGGGCGCGCACACGGTCGAGATGGGTATCGGTCAGTCGGAGCCGGTCGAGCAGGACACCGGACAGCCCGGCTCGAGCCGCTTGTACGAGGTCCTCGGCGTTGGCCGCGAGGATCGTCGGCCAATGGGCTTCGAGGTGTCGCGCGAGCTGGACGCAGTAGCGCTCATAGGCCCGGTCGCCGATCGGCGGTGCGTCGGCCAGGGCCTGGCGCGCCGGGGTGATGATGGCTTCGGTCATGGTCTCCTACCACATGAACTGGCCGCCGTCGACGATTAGTTTCTGGCCGGTGACGTAGCCGCTGAGCGGGCCGACGAGGTACTCGAGGGCGTCGGCGATGTCGTCGGGTGAACCGATGCGTCGCTGCGGGATCTCGGACAGCGCCGCGGCGCGGTGCTGTGGTTCGGTCAGCCGGAAGCGGGTGACCAACTCCTGGGTCTCGGTCATGCCGGGGATCAGACAGTTGACACGGAGTGTGGGGGCGAGTTCCAGGGCCAGGCATTTGGTGAGGTGGAGCAGTCCTGCCTTGCTCGCCGCGTAGTTGGCCCCGTTCTTCCTGGGCCGAATGCCGGTGGTGGCACCGACATTGACGATGGTGCCCTCGCCGGCCGCGAGCATGGCCGGGGCGAATGCCTGGGTGAGGTGGAAGGGGCCGGACAGGTTGGTGTCCAGTACTTGCCGCCAGTCGGATTCGGTGAGTTCGAGGAAGGGCCGGTCGATGTTGATGCCCGCGTTGTTGACAAGTACCCGGGGCGTGCCATATTCGGAGAGAATCCACTGTGCGGACTCCCGCAGCGAGAGACTGTCGGACACATCAGCCCTTACGGTGATCAGCCCGTGCGTGCGTGCGGCCGACTCAGCGGCGCTTTTGTCGGCGCGGTAGACGGCGATCGTGCGGTAGCCGAGGCCGATCAGTCGCCGGGACAGGGCGAGACCGATGCCACGGGTTCCACCGGTCACCACGGCGAGCGGGGCACCTTTGGTCATCGCGCGGACTCCTGCGGTACGGGCCCAATGGGCAGGCGGGCAGTGAGCAGGCCGACATCGAATACGGCCAGGAAATTCACGAGGCATACTCCGTCGGAAATGTCAGCAGGCAGTCTGGAGCTGGCGGGCCTCGTGTGCCTCGGCCTGCTCGGCGGTCAGCTGGAGTGCGGCGTCGAATACGGCGCGGAAGATCGCGCTGTCGGAGAGATCGCGGCGCCAGACGCACTGGGCGAACACTTCGAAGGGCGGCTGCCAGTCGATGCGGCGCAGCGTTCCGCCGCGCAGTTCGTCGGTGACGGTGATCTCGGGCAGCAGCGCTATGCCGATGCCCTCGGCGACACCTCGCTTGACCGCCTCTATGGAGCCGAGGCTGAGAATGCCGGGAGCGCCTGAGCCGATGCCGGCGAATGCCTGCTCGAAACCGCTCTGGTAACTGCTGCCACGCTGTACGCAGGCCACCGTGTGGCCGGTCAGTTCGCGGGTGGACACGGTCCGGGCAGCGGCAAGTGGATGGAAGGGAGCAGCGACCAGGGTAAGGGGTTCGGGGTACAGCAGCTGGTGGCCGATGTCCGCGGGCGAGGCGGCGCGAGCGCCGATGTAGAAGGCACAGTCGACGGCCTCGTCGCGGACCAGCGTGACGGGATCGTCCTGCAGGGAGTGGATGGACAGTTCGACGCCGGGGTGTCGCAGATGCATGTGCTCGATGAGTGGCACCAGCCTGTACGCGGTGAGGCATTCCGCCGCCCCGACCACGAAGGTCGGTGGACGTTCCGCCGCATCACACACCGCCCGCTGGGCGAATTCGCTGAGCCGCACGATCCGGCTCGCGTAACGGTGGAGCCGACGGCCGGCGGGAGTGAGCCGCGTCCCTCCCGCACTACGGTGCAGAAGAGAAATCCCAAAAGACAGTTCCAGAGATTTGATCCGGGCGGTCACAGTGGGCTGGGAAACTCCCAGGCTATGGGCGGCCTTGGTGAAACTCGACAGTTCGGCGACCGCCAGAAATGCATCGAGTTGCTTTGTGTTCATCCGTCAGAACGCCATCGACGAGTTCTGCGGTGCAACGCCCCACCCCGTATCGCTCCCGCCGTTCGCAACCGACTGCTTGCCTGCGGCGACGGCTGCCTGAGAGGCGGACGAGGACTCAACGGCCAGAGAAAATCCGGACGCGGCCACACACAGGGAAGAGAGTACGCAGAACACCATGCGGAAGCGATTCATTTCACATCCCAATCAGTTCTCGTCCAGGGCTGTCGCCAGCCATTTGCCTTCCGTGGAATCCGTCCCCGGCGGCTCTGCCAGAATGTCGCCGCCGACCCCACCCGGACCAGACCCACGTGGGATCATGAGCCTGCAAGTCCACAACGTGACCACTGGACAGTACGGTGAATATCGGGCACTAACTCCAAAAGGTGGGGATATGGAGCTTTCAGCGACGAGCAGCCGTGTCTACGAGTTCGCGATAGCCAGGCTCTCCGTGGATCCCGCGGAGTTGGCCACCGAGTTCGATCTTCCGGTGGCGACAGCGGAGAAGACCTGCCGGGAACTCGTCGCCATGAACCTGCTGCAGCCCGCGGCCGGCCAGCCCGGAAGGTTGTCCGCTGTCCACCCATTGAGCGCGTCGGCCCAGCTACTGGCACCCCTGCACCGGGGTCTCGCCCAGCATCAACAGCAGGTCGCCCAGCTACGCCAGACCATGGACACCCTGCTCGCGCTCTACGCCAACAGCTCCCTGCACAACAGCCGGCTGGAATCGGTGGAAACGCTGTCCTCACTGGAAGGCGTCCGCAGCACCCTCGGAGAGCTGGCGGCGCACTGCACGCTGGAAGTACTGACCTGCCAGCCCGGCGGCGGTCGCGCGACCGCCGTACTCGAGGAGGCGATCGTGCGCGACGAGGCCATGCTGCAGCGAGGCGTACAGATGCGGACGCTCTATCAGAAAACCGCGCTCTTCAGTCAGTCGACGATCGCGTACGTCGAGCGGGTGGCCGATCAGGGAGCCCAGGTACGCACCTCAGCGTCTCCGCTGATCCGGCTGATCGCCTTCGACAGGTCCTGTGCTGTCATTTCGCATCAGGACGATCCCATGGCCGCCGTCATCATCCGTGATCCCAGCGTCGTACAGTTCGCCGTCTCCTCGTTCGAGCACATGTGGATCGACGCCGAGCCATTTTCCGTGGAAACCAGCCGAGAAAAGGCGCGAGCAGTCACCGAGAAACATCAGGCCGTCATCACACGCATGCTTCTCGACGGTGCCACCGATGAGGCAATAGCCCGGGACCTGGGAATGTCCGTGCGGACCTGTAGACGCCATATCTCCGAAATCATGAAAGAGATCGGCGCGAAAAGCCGGATGCACGCCGGTTATCTTTTCGGGCTGGATTCCGCGCGGACCTCATGAAGTATGGCGCGCGCGGAAGGATTCCAGCAGCGCGCGGTGAGCCCGCGTGGCCTCGAACACCGCGAGATGGCTTCCTTGTCCTGCCTCGCACAGTTCACTGCCGGACAGCAGCCGCGCCGCCCCCCGGGACCCGTCCGGGTGCGTCGTCGTGTCAGTCACCGCGGTGACCACCAGCGCGGGGACATCGATACCCGGCAGCAACGCCGCCAGATCGGCGGCCATGATCGCACCGTTGAGCCGGCAGTAGCGGTGGAAGCGTTCGGCATCCGCGTACGGGTACAGCACCAGATCCGCCAGCTCCGGCGGGACCTGTCCGGCAACCAGCTGCCGGAGAAGCGCGAGAAGTTCCGCCGCCGTCGTACGGTCCCGGGCAGCCATCTCCATCACGGCCTTCAGATTGCGCTGATGGTCGGTCGTGGCATGTCCGGGCAGTGCGAAGTCACCGTTCCACAGACTCAGCGAGGACAACCGGCCCGGCTGGTCCGCCGCGGCCCGCAGTGCGATCACCGCTCCTCCGCAGAAGCCCATGGCGTGCGCCCGCTCCACCTTGAAGTGGTCGAGCACGGCGCACAGATCACCTGCCTGGGCGGCTACGTCGTGTCCGAGCGCATCGAATTCCGTCGGCGAGAGCGCGCTCTCCGCAAAAATTCCCCGGGTCTCCCAGGTGACGACGAAGGAATCAGCCGCGAGGGCCCGGATCCACGGATCGGTCAGCTCTACCGGCATGCCGCATGCGGTGGCGATCACCACCACGGGCCGGTGCCGCTCCCCAGCCGCGTACACCAGCAGGGGGACACCGTCGGCCCCCCGCACCACAGTCCGCTCCGCAGCCGGTCCCGTCCGCATGCCACTCAGCCCCTCACCACGTCGCCGGCGCACTCCGCGAGCCGCCGTACGCTCACCCGCTCGCCCAGTTCGGTCAGCGTCACCTCGACGCCCAGCTCCAGGCGCATCCGCATCACCACCCGTACCAAAGACAGTGAGGTCGCCCCGAAGCCGGTCAGATCGGCGTCCACGCCGACGGCAGGGCATTCGAGGACCTCACGCACGATCCGGTCCACGGCGGTCTCCAGTTCCCCCGACTTCTCCGACGCGTCCGGCTCGGAGTCGGCCGCGGGATCCTCGACGACGAACTCCTCAAGCCGCCCACGGTCCGTCTTTCCCTGCGGGGTCAGCGGCAGTTCGGAAACCGTCCGGTAGGCGGAAGGCCGCATGTGGGCGGGGAGCGCGGCCCGGGCCAGCCGGTCCAGACGTCCGGCCAGACTTGGATCGGACCGGGCGAGTGTCGGCAGGACGTACGCGGTCAGCCGCACATCGCCTTCGCCGTGATCGCGCGGGACCACGACGACAGAGGCGATGCCGGAAGCGGCCGCCAAGCATGCCTCGACCTCGCCGGGTTCGATGCGGTAGCCGCGTACCTTCACCTGATCGTCGGACCGACCGACATGGTGGAGTTCACCGTCCGGACCCCGTACCGCACGGTCCCCGGAGCGGTACCAACGCTCGCCGCCCACGACAAGGAAGCGCTCGGCGGTCAACTCCGGACGGTTCAGATAGCCGCGAGCAAGCCCCGCTCCGCCGACGTGAATCTCCCCGGGCACCCCGTCAGGCACCGGCCGGCCATCCTCGTTCAGCAGCCGGATCCGCAGATCGGCGAGCGGGACTCCGATCGGACTGACCGTCGGTGCGGCCAGGTCGGCCACGCGAATGCGACGATGGGTGACATGCACGGTGGTTTCGGTGATTCCGTACATGTTGATCAGCTCGGGTGCCGCGTCCCCGTACCGCTCGATCCACCCCCGCAGCATGCCCGAATCCAGCCGTTCTCCTCCGAAGACGATGGTCCGAAGCACGGGCCCGAGCTTCTCCGGGCGTGCCGCGTCGGCGGCGATCAGCCCGCGGAACGCGGACGGTGTCTGATTGAGCACGGTGACCCGTTCCCTGTGCAGCAGGTCGAGCAACAGCTCGGGGGATCGTGCTGTCTCCAGCGGTACGACGACCAGGCGTCCGCCGTGCAGCAGCGCACCCCACAGCTCCCACACCGAGAAGTCGAAGCTCACGGAGTGGAACAGCGTCCACACGTCATTCGGCCCGAACCGGAACAGCTCATCGCAGACCTCGAACAGCCGGAGCACCTGGCGGTGTTCCACCAAGACACCCTTGGGGGTCCCGGTGGAACCGGAGGTGTGAATGACATACGCGACATCGTCCGCGGCCGCGTCCCGTTCCAGGTCGATATCAGTCCCGGCCCCGATGGAGTCGATCCGGTCGACCAGCAGCACCTCACGCTCCGGCCCCTCGACCACGGAGGCTGTCTCACTGGTCGCCACCACCACCGTCGCCCCGGTGTCCGCGAGCAACAGCCGGATCCGGGAGGGCGGATAGGCAGGGTCCAGCGGTACATAGGCCGCACCCGCCTTGAGGATGCCGATCAGTCCGGTCACCAGTGCGCTGTTGCGGTCCGCGCACAATCCGACGAGCGTGCCAGGACCGACACCTCGGACCCTCAAGACCTCCGCCACCCGTTCGGCGCGCGCGTCGAGTTCGGCGTAAGTGAGGGTCGCGTCCGCCGCGCTGACCGCGATCCGGCCAGGGTGGCGGCGAGCCGTGGCCTCGAAGGCCCGGTGCAGGGTGTCACGGGACATCTGTCGTCTCACCTCTCGGCCGGGAGGCCGCCACGCACCGCGTCGGCGAGTGCGGCGATGGTGGGCGTATGGAAGAACTTTCGCAGGGATATCTCGACCCCGTAGCGCTGGCGCACCCGCGACAGAGCCGTGAGAATCATCAGCGAATGGGCCCCGTTGTCCAGCAAGGACACCTCACGGTCGAGCGCGGGCGAGGCCAGCAACTCGCTCCACAGTGAAGCGAGTTCCTCCTCAAGCGAATCCGCGTTGCACACCCGTACGCGTTCCGCGGCGGCCAGCCGGTCCGCGATGGCCGTTTCGGCGCCCCGCAGCAGCGCGGCCCGGTCGACCTTGCCGTTCGCGGTCACCGGGATCGCGTCGACAGGCAGAATCCAGCGTGGAACCATATAGTCCGGCAGCCGTCCCATCAGCAGCTCACGCAGCCGGGACTGATCGTCCACTCCCTCGGACAGGGTGAACAGCACGAGCTCGCGGCCGGCTCCGCCCTCCCGGACCGCGGCCACGGCCCGCCCGACCTCGCCGGTGCCGTGCGCCACCGCCTCGATCTCGCCGAGCTCCACCCGGTACCCGCGAATCTTGACCTGCTCATCGGTCCGGCCGAGGAACTGCAGCAGCCCGTGCTCGTCCCGCAGCACTTGGTCGCCGGTGCG
It encodes the following:
- a CDS encoding LuxR C-terminal-related transcriptional regulator, coding for MELSATSSRVYEFAIARLSVDPAELATEFDLPVATAEKTCRELVAMNLLQPAAGQPGRLSAVHPLSASAQLLAPLHRGLAQHQQQVAQLRQTMDTLLALYANSSLHNSRLESVETLSSLEGVRSTLGELAAHCTLEVLTCQPGGGRATAVLEEAIVRDEAMLQRGVQMRTLYQKTALFSQSTIAYVERVADQGAQVRTSASPLIRLIAFDRSCAVISHQDDPMAAVIIRDPSVVQFAVSSFEHMWIDAEPFSVETSREKARAVTEKHQAVITRMLLDGATDEAIARDLGMSVRTCRRHISEIMKEIGAKSRMHAGYLFGLDSARTS
- a CDS encoding alpha/beta fold hydrolase; translated protein: MRTGPAAERTVVRGADGVPLLVYAAGERHRPVVVIATACGMPVELTDPWIRALAADSFVVTWETRGIFAESALSPTEFDALGHDVAAQAGDLCAVLDHFKVERAHAMGFCGGAVIALRAAADQPGRLSSLSLWNGDFALPGHATTDHQRNLKAVMEMAARDRTTAAELLALLRQLVAGQVPPELADLVLYPYADAERFHRYCRLNGAIMAADLAALLPGIDVPALVVTAVTDTTTHPDGSRGAARLLSGSELCEAGQGSHLAVFEATRAHRALLESFRARHTS
- a CDS encoding amino acid adenylation domain-containing protein, whose product is MSRDTLHRAFEATARRHPGRIAVSAADATLTYAELDARAERVAEVLRVRGVGPGTLVGLCADRNSALVTGLIGILKAGAAYVPLDPAYPPSRIRLLLADTGATVVVATSETASVVEGPEREVLLVDRIDSIGAGTDIDLERDAAADDVAYVIHTSGSTGTPKGVLVEHRQVLRLFEVCDELFRFGPNDVWTLFHSVSFDFSVWELWGALLHGGRLVVVPLETARSPELLLDLLHRERVTVLNQTPSAFRGLIAADAARPEKLGPVLRTIVFGGERLDSGMLRGWIERYGDAAPELINMYGITETTVHVTHRRIRVADLAAPTVSPIGVPLADLRIRLLNEDGRPVPDGVPGEIHVGGAGLARGYLNRPELTAERFLVVGGERWYRSGDRAVRGPDGELHHVGRSDDQVKVRGYRIEPGEVEACLAAASGIASVVVVPRDHGEGDVRLTAYVLPTLARSDPSLAGRLDRLARAALPAHMRPSAYRTVSELPLTPQGKTDRGRLEEFVVEDPAADSEPDASEKSGELETAVDRIVREVLECPAVGVDADLTGFGATSLSLVRVVMRMRLELGVEVTLTELGERVSVRRLAECAGDVVRG